The following are encoded in a window of Vespula vulgaris chromosome 8, iyVesVulg1.1, whole genome shotgun sequence genomic DNA:
- the LOC127065542 gene encoding ethanolamine-phosphate cytidylyltransferase isoform X1: protein MTESRKEVRVWCDGCYDMVHFGHANSLRQAKALGNYLVVGVHTDAEITKHKGPPVFTEQERYKMVRGIKWVDEVVEGAPYVTTLETLDKYNCDFCVHGDDITMTADGIDTYHLVKAAGRYREVQRTAGVSTTDLVGRMLLMTRQHFKQGDSEYTVDREPSKSMGQDRTARSPWTGCSQFLPTTQKIIQFSDGKSPQPDDKIVYVAGAFDLFHVGHLDFLEVAKKEGDYLIVGLHTDPAVNRYKCGNHPIMNLHERVLSVLACKYVNEVVIGAPYEVTKNLMEHFNVSIVCHGQTPIMPCEDGSDPYVEPKRQNKFKLLDSGNDMTTEKIVERIILHRLEFEDRNLKKEKKELAAYEAFVKSKTNGKTA from the exons ATGACAGAATCTCGAAAAGAAGTTCGTGTTTGGTGCGACGGGTG TTATGATATGGTGCATTTTGGACATGCAAATTCATTGAGGCAGGCTAAAGCATTAGGGAATTATTTGGTTGTTGGTGTTCATACGGATGCAGAAATTACAAAGCATAAGGGTCCTCCAGTTTTTACAGAACAAGAGAG ATATAAAATGGTTCGCGGTATAAAATGGGTAGATGAAGTAGTTGAAGGTGCTCCTTATGTTACTACATTGGAAACATTAGATAAATACAATTGTGATTTCTGTGTACATGGTGATGACATAACAATGACTGCGGATGGAATAGATACTTATCACTTAGTTAAAGCAGCTGGTCGTTACAG GGAGGTTCAAAGAACAGCAGGAGTTTCAACTACAGATCTTGTAGGACGTATGCTTTTAATGACACGTCAACATTTCAAACAAGGAGATAGTGAATATACCGTTGATAGAGAACCTAGCAAAAGTATGGGTCAAGATCGCACAGCAAGAAGCCCATGGACTGGTTGTTCTCAGTTTCTTCCCACTActcaaaaaattatacaattcaGTGATGGCAAAAGTCCTCAGCCGGATGACAAAATTGTTTATGTTGCTGGAgcatttgatttatttcatgTTGGACACTTAGACTTCTTAGAAGTTGCAAAGAAAGAGGGTGACTATCTTATTGTTGGCCTCCATACAGATCCAGCTGTTAACCGTTACAAATGTGGTAATCATCCAATCATGAATCTTCATGAACGTGTTCTTAGTGTACTAGCATGTAAG TATGTGAATGAAGTTGTAATTGGTGCTCCATATGAGGTTACTAAAAATCTTATGGAACACTTTAATGTTTCTATCGTGTGTCATGGACAGACACCAATAATGCCATGTGAAGATGGCTCAGATCCATATGTAGAACcaaaaagacaaaacaaaTTTAAGTTACTGGATAGTGGCAATGATATGACAAcagaaaaaattgttgaaagaaTAATTCTACATAG GTTGGAATTTGAGGATAGAAActtaaagaaggaaaagaaagagcttGCGGCTTATGAAGCCTTTgtgaaatctaaaacaaatgGAAAGACTGCATAA
- the LOC127065542 gene encoding ethanolamine-phosphate cytidylyltransferase isoform X2 yields the protein MVHFGHANSLRQAKALGNYLVVGVHTDAEITKHKGPPVFTEQERYKMVRGIKWVDEVVEGAPYVTTLETLDKYNCDFCVHGDDITMTADGIDTYHLVKAAGRYREVQRTAGVSTTDLVGRMLLMTRQHFKQGDSEYTVDREPSKSMGQDRTARSPWTGCSQFLPTTQKIIQFSDGKSPQPDDKIVYVAGAFDLFHVGHLDFLEVAKKEGDYLIVGLHTDPAVNRYKCGNHPIMNLHERVLSVLACKYVNEVVIGAPYEVTKNLMEHFNVSIVCHGQTPIMPCEDGSDPYVEPKRQNKFKLLDSGNDMTTEKIVERIILHRLEFEDRNLKKEKKELAAYEAFVKSKTNGKTA from the exons ATGGTGCATTTTGGACATGCAAATTCATTGAGGCAGGCTAAAGCATTAGGGAATTATTTGGTTGTTGGTGTTCATACGGATGCAGAAATTACAAAGCATAAGGGTCCTCCAGTTTTTACAGAACAAGAGAG ATATAAAATGGTTCGCGGTATAAAATGGGTAGATGAAGTAGTTGAAGGTGCTCCTTATGTTACTACATTGGAAACATTAGATAAATACAATTGTGATTTCTGTGTACATGGTGATGACATAACAATGACTGCGGATGGAATAGATACTTATCACTTAGTTAAAGCAGCTGGTCGTTACAG GGAGGTTCAAAGAACAGCAGGAGTTTCAACTACAGATCTTGTAGGACGTATGCTTTTAATGACACGTCAACATTTCAAACAAGGAGATAGTGAATATACCGTTGATAGAGAACCTAGCAAAAGTATGGGTCAAGATCGCACAGCAAGAAGCCCATGGACTGGTTGTTCTCAGTTTCTTCCCACTActcaaaaaattatacaattcaGTGATGGCAAAAGTCCTCAGCCGGATGACAAAATTGTTTATGTTGCTGGAgcatttgatttatttcatgTTGGACACTTAGACTTCTTAGAAGTTGCAAAGAAAGAGGGTGACTATCTTATTGTTGGCCTCCATACAGATCCAGCTGTTAACCGTTACAAATGTGGTAATCATCCAATCATGAATCTTCATGAACGTGTTCTTAGTGTACTAGCATGTAAG TATGTGAATGAAGTTGTAATTGGTGCTCCATATGAGGTTACTAAAAATCTTATGGAACACTTTAATGTTTCTATCGTGTGTCATGGACAGACACCAATAATGCCATGTGAAGATGGCTCAGATCCATATGTAGAACcaaaaagacaaaacaaaTTTAAGTTACTGGATAGTGGCAATGATATGACAAcagaaaaaattgttgaaagaaTAATTCTACATAG GTTGGAATTTGAGGATAGAAActtaaagaaggaaaagaaagagcttGCGGCTTATGAAGCCTTTgtgaaatctaaaacaaatgGAAAGACTGCATAA
- the LOC127065542 gene encoding ethanolamine-phosphate cytidylyltransferase isoform X4, producing MVRGIKWVDEVVEGAPYVTTLETLDKYNCDFCVHGDDITMTADGIDTYHLVKAAGRYREVQRTAGVSTTDLVGRMLLMTRQHFKQGDSEYTVDREPSKSMGQDRTARSPWTGCSQFLPTTQKIIQFSDGKSPQPDDKIVYVAGAFDLFHVGHLDFLEVAKKEGDYLIVGLHTDPAVNRYKCGNHPIMNLHERVLSVLACKYVNEVVIGAPYEVTKNLMEHFNVSIVCHGQTPIMPCEDGSDPYVEPKRQNKFKLLDSGNDMTTEKIVERIILHRLEFEDRNLKKEKKELAAYEAFVKSKTNGKTA from the exons ATGGTTCGCGGTATAAAATGGGTAGATGAAGTAGTTGAAGGTGCTCCTTATGTTACTACATTGGAAACATTAGATAAATACAATTGTGATTTCTGTGTACATGGTGATGACATAACAATGACTGCGGATGGAATAGATACTTATCACTTAGTTAAAGCAGCTGGTCGTTACAG GGAGGTTCAAAGAACAGCAGGAGTTTCAACTACAGATCTTGTAGGACGTATGCTTTTAATGACACGTCAACATTTCAAACAAGGAGATAGTGAATATACCGTTGATAGAGAACCTAGCAAAAGTATGGGTCAAGATCGCACAGCAAGAAGCCCATGGACTGGTTGTTCTCAGTTTCTTCCCACTActcaaaaaattatacaattcaGTGATGGCAAAAGTCCTCAGCCGGATGACAAAATTGTTTATGTTGCTGGAgcatttgatttatttcatgTTGGACACTTAGACTTCTTAGAAGTTGCAAAGAAAGAGGGTGACTATCTTATTGTTGGCCTCCATACAGATCCAGCTGTTAACCGTTACAAATGTGGTAATCATCCAATCATGAATCTTCATGAACGTGTTCTTAGTGTACTAGCATGTAAG TATGTGAATGAAGTTGTAATTGGTGCTCCATATGAGGTTACTAAAAATCTTATGGAACACTTTAATGTTTCTATCGTGTGTCATGGACAGACACCAATAATGCCATGTGAAGATGGCTCAGATCCATATGTAGAACcaaaaagacaaaacaaaTTTAAGTTACTGGATAGTGGCAATGATATGACAAcagaaaaaattgttgaaagaaTAATTCTACATAG GTTGGAATTTGAGGATAGAAActtaaagaaggaaaagaaagagcttGCGGCTTATGAAGCCTTTgtgaaatctaaaacaaatgGAAAGACTGCATAA
- the LOC127065542 gene encoding ethanolamine-phosphate cytidylyltransferase isoform X3 — MTESRKEVRVWCDGCYDMVHFGHANSLRQAKALGNYLVVGVHTDAEITKHKGPPVFTEQERYKMVRGIKWVDEVVEGAPYVTTLETLDKYNCDFCVHGDDITMTADGIDTYHLVKAAGRYREVQRTAGVSTTDLVGRMLLMTRQHFKQGDSEYTVDREPSKSMGQDRTARSPWTGCSQFLPTTQKIIQFSDGKSPQPDDKIVYVAGAFDLFHVGHLDFLEVAKKEGDYLIVGLHTDPAVNRYKCGNHPIMNLHERVLSVLACKYVNEVVIGAPYEVTKNLMEHFNVSIVCHGQTPIMPCEDGSDPYVEPKRQNKFKLLDSGNDMTTEKIVERIILHSV; from the exons ATGACAGAATCTCGAAAAGAAGTTCGTGTTTGGTGCGACGGGTG TTATGATATGGTGCATTTTGGACATGCAAATTCATTGAGGCAGGCTAAAGCATTAGGGAATTATTTGGTTGTTGGTGTTCATACGGATGCAGAAATTACAAAGCATAAGGGTCCTCCAGTTTTTACAGAACAAGAGAG ATATAAAATGGTTCGCGGTATAAAATGGGTAGATGAAGTAGTTGAAGGTGCTCCTTATGTTACTACATTGGAAACATTAGATAAATACAATTGTGATTTCTGTGTACATGGTGATGACATAACAATGACTGCGGATGGAATAGATACTTATCACTTAGTTAAAGCAGCTGGTCGTTACAG GGAGGTTCAAAGAACAGCAGGAGTTTCAACTACAGATCTTGTAGGACGTATGCTTTTAATGACACGTCAACATTTCAAACAAGGAGATAGTGAATATACCGTTGATAGAGAACCTAGCAAAAGTATGGGTCAAGATCGCACAGCAAGAAGCCCATGGACTGGTTGTTCTCAGTTTCTTCCCACTActcaaaaaattatacaattcaGTGATGGCAAAAGTCCTCAGCCGGATGACAAAATTGTTTATGTTGCTGGAgcatttgatttatttcatgTTGGACACTTAGACTTCTTAGAAGTTGCAAAGAAAGAGGGTGACTATCTTATTGTTGGCCTCCATACAGATCCAGCTGTTAACCGTTACAAATGTGGTAATCATCCAATCATGAATCTTCATGAACGTGTTCTTAGTGTACTAGCATGTAAG TATGTGAATGAAGTTGTAATTGGTGCTCCATATGAGGTTACTAAAAATCTTATGGAACACTTTAATGTTTCTATCGTGTGTCATGGACAGACACCAATAATGCCATGTGAAGATGGCTCAGATCCATATGTAGAACcaaaaagacaaaacaaaTTTAAGTTACTGGATAGTGGCAATGATATGACAAcagaaaaaattgttgaaagaaTAATTCTACATAG TGTTTAA
- the LOC127065535 gene encoding uncharacterized protein LOC127065535: MTMAYRDRERGDRRGGGGSRGGRFGGRDGGSGGRFGSSANRDNSSFGSNNFKNRQPGERLRKPRWDMSTLQPFRKDFYQPHPNVTTRSLHTVEAYRSDKEITVKGSNVPGPNIYFEEGGFPDYVLSEIRRQGFGEPTAIQAQGWPIALSGRDMVGIAQTGSGKTLAYILPAIVHINHQPRLSRNDGPIALILAPTRELAQQIQQVASDFGVSSQVRNTCIFGGAPKGPQARDLERGVEICIATPGRLIDFLERGTTNLRRCTYLVLDEADRMLDMGFEPQIRKIVEQIRPDRQTLMWSATWPKEVRNLAEEFLTDYIQINIGSLQLAANHNILQIVDVCEEYEKESKLMKLLEEISNEPENKTIIFVETKRKVDDITRAINRYGWQAIGIHGDKSQQERDYVLNQFRNSRSAILVATDVAARGLDVEDVKFVINLDYPSNSEDYVHRIGRTGRSQRTGTAYAFFTPGNAHKASDLIQVLEEAKQVVNPKLYELSRNPGIYKRGRYSGRNGGGGSRGSGGRGGGPRGSRGGRDGNDRSGRFDRSGGSGSGSAGGNDRGNKWGGSSSGGMGGGYGSKSFPQNNFGGASSGGGSSYSQNGGAYGGGGGGSSYRQQNGY, from the exons ATGACGAT gGCATACCGTGATCGTGAACGTGGTGATAGGAGAGGTGGAGGTGGTTCTAGAGGAGGCCGTTTTGGTGGACGAGATGGAGGCAGTGGTGGAAGATTTGGAAGTAGTGCAAACAGAGATAACAGCAGTTTTGgaagtaataattttaaaaaccGTCAGCCTGGTGAACGATTACGCAAACCTAGATGGGATATGAGTACTTTGCAACCATTTAGAAAAGACTTTTATCAACCACATCCTAATGTCACAACAAGAAGTCTTCATACAGTTGAAGCTTACCGTTCAGACAAAGAGATCACAGTAAAAGGCTCTAATGTCCCTGGGcccaatatttattttgaagaGGGTGGTTTTCCAGATTATGTTTTAAGTGAAATTCGTAGACAAGGCTTTGGAGAACCAACAGCTATACAAGCACAAGGTTGGCCTATTGCTTTGTCTGGACGTGATATGGTTGGCATAGCGCAAACAGGATCTGGAAAAACATTAGCTTATATTTTACCAGCTATAGTGCATATTAATCATCAACCTAGATTAAGTAGAAATGATGGTCCTATAGCTCTTATTTTGGCACCTACAAGAGAACTTGCACAACAAATACAACAAGTAGCATCAGACTTTGGAGTTTCTTCACAGGTTAGAAATACTTGCATTTTTGGTGGAGCTCCTAAAGGTCCACAGGCACGAGATCTGGAAAGAGGAGTAGAAATTTGTATAGCAACTCCTGGTCGTCTAATAGATTTTTTGGAACGCGGTACAACAAATCTTCGTAGATGTACATATTTGGTACTTGATGAAGCAGATAGAATGCTTGATATGGGGTTTGAACCccaaattagaaaaattgtagAACAAATACGTCCAGATAGGCAAACACTTATGTGGTCAGCAACATGGCCAAAAGAAGTTCGTAACTTGGCAGAAGAGTTTTTAACTGACTATATACAAATCAATATTGGCTCTTTACAATTAGCAGCTAATCATAATATCCTTCAAATAGTGGATGTATGTgaagaatatgaaaaagaaagtaaattaatgaaactttTGGAAGAGATTTCTAATGAACCAGAAAATAAAACTATCATTTTtgttgaaacaaaaagaaaagtggatGATATTACACGAGCTATTAATAGATATGGATGGCAAGCAATTGGCATCCATGGAGATAAAAGTCAACAAGAAAGAGATTATGTATTAAATC AATTCCGGAATAGCAGATCAGCAATACTAGTTGCTACGGACGTTGCAGCAAGAGGTTTAG ATGTGGAAGATGTCAAATTTGTGATAAACTTGGATTATCCGTCCAACTCAGAAGACTATGTTCATCGTATTGGACGTACGGGACGATCGCAACGAACAGGAACTGCATATGCCTTCTTTACACCTGGAAATGCACACAAAGCTAGTGACCTAATCCAAGTACTAGAAGAAGCAAAGCAAGTTGTAAATCCTAAACTTTATGAACTTTCGAGAAATCCAGGCATTTATAAAC GAGGTCGATACAGTGGTCGTAATGGCGGAGGTGGTAGCCGTGGATCCGGTGGTCGTGGGGGTGGTCCACGAGGATCACGTGGTGGACGTGATGGAAATGATAGAAGTGGGAGATTTGATCGTAgcggtggtagtggtagtgggaGTGCTGGTGGGAACGATCGTGGAAATAAATGGGGTGGAAGTAGTAGTG GTGGTATGGGAGGTGGTTATGGCAGTAAATCATTTCCTCAAAATAACTTTGGAGGAGCTTCCAGTGGTGGTGGCTCTAGTTATAGTCAAAATGGTGGTGCATatggaggaggtggtggtgggaGCAGTTACAGACAACAGAATGGTTATTAA
- the LOC127065536 gene encoding uncharacterized protein LOC127065536 has product MYNRDRDQGRSRRGGGGRGNNRGSSDNGRGNVNSRFNGRGRGSSISTGRGGLKGKQPGGSLRKVNWDARSLEPLRKDFYIEHPAVRNRSKEEVAQFRENAEITVKGVNIPNPIQYFEEGNFPPYVMEGIRRQGYSQPTAIQAQGWPIALSGRDLVAIAQTGSGKTLGYILPAIVHIIHQPRLSKGDGPIALILAPTRELAQQIQEVANCFGESAAVRNTCIFGGAPKGPQAHDLERGVEICIATPGRLIDFLERETTNLRRCTYLVLDEADRMLDMGFEPQIRKIIEQIRPDRQILMWSATWPKEVRALAEDFLTDYTHLNIGSLTLSANHNIVQIVDVCQEFEKDIKLYRLLQEIGTEKENKTIIFVETKRKVDDITRNIRRDGWQALSIHGDKNQQERDHVLQEFRSGRAPILVATDVAARGLDVDDVKYVINFDYPSSSEDYIHRIGRTGRRRQTGTAYAFFTSHNMKHAGDLIEVLREAGQNINPRLSEMAEMAKSGNFGNRSAKRFCSSGSLDRSGGRRGNIDCRGGRGSGTLRGRGSIRSNNSYQSGSSGYSGSDYTNYSNLKQNNSISPNTGYGYTTQRSYSQNNMSQVYGGNDNYGNNYQYRGAAY; this is encoded by the exons AT GTataacagagacagagatcaAGGTAGAAGTCGCAGAGGAGGTGGTGGCAGAGGAAATAATAGAGGAAGTAGTGATAATGGTCGAGGAAATGTTAATAGTCGATTTAATggacgaggaagaggaagtaGTATTAGTACTGGACGGGGTGGGCTAAAGGGCAAACAACCTGGAGGAAGTTTAAGGAAAGTAAATTGGGATGCTCGTTCTTTAGAACCATTACGAAAggatttttatatcgaacatCCTGCTGTCAGAAACAG gTCAAAGGAAGAAGTTGCACAATTTCGTGAAAATGCTGAAATAACTGTAAAAGGAGTTAATATTCCTAATCCTATTCAGTATTTTGAAGAAGGTAATTTCCCACCTTATGTAATGGAAGGGATCCGTAGGCAAGGATACTCACAACCTACAGCAATTCAAGCACAAGGATGGCCAATAGCGCTTAGTGGTAGAGATCTTGTTGCAATTGCACAAACTGGTTCTGGAAAAACACTTGGA TATATTTTACCTGCAATTGTGCATATTATACATCAGCCACGGTTAAGTAAAGGTGATGGTCCAATTGCATTAATATTGGCTCCAACAAGAGAACTTGCACAACAAATTCAAGAAGTTGCTAATTGTTTTGGTGAATCAGCAGCTGTAAGAAACACATGTATTTTTGGCGGTGCACCTAAAGGACCACAAGCTCATGATTTAGAAAGAGGTGTTGAGATATGCATTGCTACACCAGGTAGACTTATTGACTTTTTGGAGAGAGAAACTACGAATTTACGCAG ATGCACTTATTTAGTGCTTGATGAAGCTGATAGAATGTTAGACATGGGATTTGAACCTcaaattcgtaaaataattgaacAAATACGACCTGACAGGCAGATATTGATGTGGTCTGCAACATGGCCAAAAGAAGTGCGAGCTTTGGCTGAAGACTTTTTAACTGATTATACCCATCTTAATATTGGATCATTGACTTTATCAGCCAATCATAACATTGTACAAATTGTAGATGTTTGTCAAGAATTtgagaaagatattaaattatataggCTACTTCAAGAAATTggaactgaaaaagaaaataaaactataatattcgtagaaacaaaacgaaaagttGATGATATTACAAGAAATATTAGAAGAGATGGATGGCAAGCTTTAAGCATTCATGGTGATAAAAATCAACAGGAAAGAGATCATGTGTTGCAGGAATTTCGTAGCGGACGAGCGCCGATCTTGGTTGCAACAGACGTAGCTGCAAGAGGTTTAG ATGTGGATGATGtcaaatatgtaataaattttgacTACCCATCATCATCAGAagattatatacatagaatcGGTCGTACTGGTCGTAGACGACAAACAGGAACAGCTTATGCATTTTTTACCAGTCATAATATGAAACATGCAGGAGATCTGATAGAAGTATTACGAGAAGCTGGACAAAATATTAATCCAAGATTAAGTGAAATGGCAGAAATGGCCAAATCAGGAAATTTTGGAAACAGAA GTGCTAAACGTTTTTGTAGTTCCGGAAGTTTAGACAGAAGTGGTGGAAGACGTGGAAATATTGATTGTAGAGGAGGACGTGGTAGTGGTACTCTCAGAGGACGAGGAAGTATTCGTTCTAACAATTCTTACCAATCTGGATCAAGCGGTTATTCAGGATCAGACTATACTAATTATAGTAacttaaaacaaaataattcaattagtCCAAATACTGGTTATGGGTATACTACACAAAGAAGTTATAGTCAAAATAATATGTCCCAAGTTTATGGAGGTAATGATAATTatggaaataattatcaatatagAGGTGCTGCATATTAA
- the LOC127065538 gene encoding RNA-binding region-containing protein 3 translates to MSPETDHIFDTLKVLHLPSHLSDQRRNELFQKYGAIKTRTIRPSSKYTITFVKFPSHNAANEALLRLHQIKVKGQYLSVEFAKKSMSIEFSENETDHKDIMKDEIEKETVNKSHFQAFLKRLYGSSMNQIFTQPPSPNIKYKYAPPTKNTLLRIVIQLLKEPAFYTQVLHLMNRMNLPPPFEELEVEFPMLKEIYDIEKYKDILGEDIFESVKGKGFSQNDKKDEETDEEESEIESDEDINVKSLQNVPIKRKCIQSKKRLKIPKFVNPAKQAMASSSIQKAIRPEDMFESVQLGESKSLKIELKTVDKLLEGANVSSEHNLDNTQETQSGFGLMFPTKNIEHSKKNMEHSCEESLEKSTEQSPEKPEFITTEELASNRISINDQRLLPVFKNYHAGKPTNRLYIKNLAKHVEVNDLHYIYKKYVIPGLPNTEHEYNVRLMQEGRMKGQAFVTLQNTVQAQLALQETNGYILKEKPMVVQYAKVSNS, encoded by the exons ATGTCTCCTGAAACAGATCAT ATATTTGACACTCTCAAAGTACTTCATTTACCATCTCATCTTTCTGATCAACGacgaaatgaattatttcaaaaatatggTGCTATAAAAACACGTACGATACGGCCTTCTAGTAAATATACCATAACTTTTGTAAAATTTCCATCACATAATGCAGCAAATGAAGCACTTTTACGTTTACATCAAATAAAAGTCAAAGGACAGTATTTATCAGTAGAATTCGCTAAAAAATCTATGTCAATAGAATTTTCTGAAAATGAAACTGATCATAAAGATATTATGAaggatgaaatagaaaaagaaacagttaATAAATCTCATTTTCAAGCTTTTTTAAAACGATTGTATGGAAGCTCAATGAATCAGATTTTTACACAGCCACCATCaccaaatataaaatataaatatgcacCACCAACAAAAAATACTTTGTTGAGGATAGTTATACAATTATTGAAAGAACCAGCTTTTTATACTCAG GTGTTACATTTAATGAACAGAATGAATTTACCTCCACCATTTGAAGAACTAGAAGTAGAATTTCCtatgttaaaagaaatttatgatattgagaaatataaagatattttaggtgaagatatatttgaatcagtaaaaggaaaag gTTTTTCGcaaaatgacaaaaaagatgaagaaactGATGAAGAAGAATCTGAAATAGAGTCTGATGAAGATATTAATGTTAAATCTTTACAAAATGTACctataaaaaggaaatgtaTACAATctaaaaaacgattaaaaattccTAAATTTGTTAATCCTGCAAAACAGGCAATGGCATCTAGTTCTATTCAAAAAGCAATCAGACCAGAAGATATGTTTGAGTCTGTACAGCTTGGTGAATCtaaaagtttaaaaattgaattgaaaactgtagataaattattagaagGAGCAAATGTTTCATCTGAACATAATCTTGATAATACTCAAGAAACACAAAGTGGATTTGGGTTAATGTTTCCCACTAAGAATATCGagcattcgaaaaaaaatatggaacaTTCTTGTGAAGAATCTCTTGAAAAATCTACTGAGCAATCACCTGAAAAACCTGAGTTTATTACAACAGAAGAATTAGCATCAAACAGAATATCAATTAATG ATCAAAGACTGCTTCCTGTTTTCAAAAATTACCATGCTGGAAAACCAACAAATcgattgtatataaaaaatcttgcAAAACATGTTGAAGTAAATGATTTGCACTATATCTACAAGAAATATGTAATACCAGGATTACCAAATACTGAACATGA atataacgTTCGTCTCATGCAAGAAGGTAGGATGAAAGGTCAAGCATTTGTCACATTACAAAATACAGTTCAAGCACAATTGGCTCTACAAGAAACTAATGGTTATATCTTAAAAGAGAAGCCTATGGTTGTACAGTATGCTAAAGTTTCAAATAgctaa
- the LOC127065544 gene encoding DNA ligase 1-like produces the protein MDVTLLLQHSQYAIPIGIVLICAILVFAFGFKKAEQPPFAQLSDVDRKLSNKKRGKTKDKKASNGQVASEKASPLKKTVVSKTEISSKKSTSKADEMDNKSKEKKQEDNKSSVKKEKSQIDAKDLKENKVEQTKNKKNLKNLVQEKPVDFDDGDWEQAYSRKDKKNKKKEEESPSKKGKKATKKADIINEAVAKQKELDKGEVKDKVAKETENKELKEKDKKEVILTPISTDKVTKEKESEKEEEQNKTEKLEKEEKKSTKSKKNKKISEEENIQVSTTSRADIDAKPVENSVQKKKNDAEKKVDNFDPKVEQAREKNTSASDESGDAKSQKKNKKKARKDN, from the exons ATGGACGTCACTCTTTTACTTCAACATTCGCAGTACGCGATACCAATTGGAATTGTTCTAATTTGTGCCATCCTCGTCTTTGCTTTCGGTTTCAAGAAGGCCGAGCAACCACCGTTCGCTCAACTATCCGACGTGGACCGGAAACTTAGCAACAAGAAGCGCGGTAAAACCAAAGATAAG AAAGCTAGCAATGGTCAAGTAGCAAGTGAGAAAGCAAGTCCACTTAAGAAAACTGTGGTATCAAAAACAGAAATTTCATCAAAGAAATCTACATCAAAGGCAGATGAAATGGATAATAAgtcaaaggaaaagaaacaagaagataataaaagttctgttaagaaggaaaaaagtcaAATTGATGcaaaagatttaaaagaaaataaagttgagcaaacaaaaaacaagaagaatttaaaaaatttagttCAAGAGAAACCAGTAGATTTTGATGATG gaGATTGGGAACAAGCATACtctagaaaagataaaaaaaataaaaaaaaagaagaggaaagcccttcaaagaaaggtaaaaaagcCACAAAAAAGGctgatataattaatgaagcTGTTGCAAAACAGAAGGAACTAGATAAAGGTGAAGTTAAAGACAAAGTTGctaaagaaacagaaaataaagaattaaaggaaaaggataaaaaagaagtaatactTACTCCAATTTCTACTGACAAGGTTACTAAGGAGAAAGAAtcagaaaaggaagaagaacaaaataag actgaaaaattagaaaaagaagaaaaaaaaagtaccaaatcaaaaaagaataaaaagatttctgaagaagaaaatatacaagTATCAACAACCTCTAGAGCAGATATAGATGCTAAACCTGTTGAAAATTcagtacaaaaaaagaaaaatgatgcgGAGAAAAAGGTAGATAATTTTGATCCTAAAGTGGAACAAGCACGGGAAAAAAATACTTCTGCATCTGATGAATCAGGAG ATGCAAAGTcgcagaagaaaaataagaagaaggcTCGGAAAGATAACTAA